One Eubalaena glacialis isolate mEubGla1 chromosome 11, mEubGla1.1.hap2.+ XY, whole genome shotgun sequence DNA segment encodes these proteins:
- the LOC133101293 gene encoding small ribosomal subunit protein RACK1-like, translating into MTSRYKVLKRKFWKFLLYTLGVCKYTVQGESHWEWVSCICFSPNSSNPIIISCARDKLVKVWNLEYCKLKSNHISPPGHLNTVTVSPDGSFCASEGNDGQAMLWHLNKSKHLYMPDGGDIINSLCFSLNHCWLCATMGPNTQLWDLEGKVIVNELKQEVISTSSKAEPPQYTSLTWSADGKSLKIQLFSTIFCQPTKAWTVVMVTWMSGLCTTSFKRALMFVSADPMPRTWAYMVSMWEPSLWSYKDADEAKRVESHLRILIHPMYSQWSPDCLNHCDQPGFAKTTVARSERHGRLCH; encoded by the exons ATGACTTCCAGATATAAAGT GCTGAAGAGAAAATTCTGGAAGTTTTTATTATATACTCTGGGTGTATGCAAATACACTGTTCAGGGTGAGAGCCACTGGGAGTGGGTATCTTGCATCTGCTTCTCACCCAATAGCAGCAATCCCATCATCATCTCCTGTGCCCGGGACAAGCTGGTCAAGGTATGGAACCTGGAATACTGCAAACTGAAGTCCAACCATATCAGCCCCCCGGGTCACCTGAACACTGTGACTGTCTCTCCAGATGGATCCTTCTGTGCTTCTGAAGGCAACGATGGCCAGGCCATGCTGTGGCACCTCAATAAAAGCAAGCACCTTTATATGCCAGATGGTGGGGACATCATCAATTCCCTGTGCTTCAGCCTCAACCACTGCTGGCTCTGTGCCACCATGGGCCCCAACACCCAGCTCTGGGACTTGGAGGGCAAGGTCATCGTAAATGAACTGAAGCAAGAAGTTATCAGTACCAGCAGCAAAGCAGAGCCACCCCAGTACACCTCTCTGACCTGGTCTGCTGATGGCAAAAGTCTTAAAATACAACTGTTCTCTACAATCTTCTGCCAGCCTACCAAGGcttggacagtggtgatggtaaCATGGATGTCTGGGCTGTGCACCACTTCATTCAAGAGGGCATTAATGTTTGTCTCTGCCGATCCTATGCCAAGAACATGGGCTTACATGGTGAGCATGTGGGAGCCTTCACTGTGGTCCTACAAAGATGCTGATGAAGCCAAAAGGGTGGAGTCACATTTGAGGATCTTGATCCATCCCATGTATTCTCAATGGAGCCCTGACTGCCTTAACCATTGTGACCAGCCTGGATTTGCAAAAACAACGGTTGCAAGAAGTGAAAGGCATGGCCGACTGTGTCATTAG